One Campylobacter concisus DNA window includes the following coding sequences:
- a CDS encoding HobA family DNA replication regulator has translation MQDFIQWTLETIRSERYMSWMEEKRVEWTPLLASRLKFLLDSKAFIVICDDEREWFENYLLRNINRTKSERPFLPFFSLRSLYPAFDSIETNEQKQLLKDMLSLAFPNGYIFFYIGKSIDKRANLAKTDENSYMWLFDEQAQNSFTLSSSDENLDIKLLNLYKLFDKSIDAVLFAKVIL, from the coding sequence ATGCAAGATTTTATCCAATGGACGCTTGAGACTATAAGAAGCGAAAGATATATGAGCTGGATGGAGGAGAAGCGCGTCGAATGGACGCCTTTGCTCGCATCTAGGCTTAAATTTTTGCTTGATAGCAAGGCTTTTATAGTCATCTGCGACGATGAGCGAGAGTGGTTTGAAAACTATCTTTTAAGAAATATCAACCGCACAAAAAGCGAGCGTCCGTTTTTGCCATTTTTTAGCCTAAGATCGCTCTATCCAGCCTTTGACAGCATCGAGACAAACGAGCAAAAGCAGCTTTTAAAAGATATGCTAAGCCTTGCCTTTCCAAATGGCTACATCTTTTTTTACATCGGCAAAAGCATAGACAAGCGTGCAAATTTAGCCAAGACTGATGAAAACAGCTATATGTGGCTCTTTGATGAGCAGGCGCAAAATAGCTTCACGCTAAGCTCTAGCGATGAAAACTTAGACATCAAACTTCTAAATTTATATAAACTTTTTGACAAGAGCATAGACGCTGTGCTCTTTGCAAAGGTAATACTCTAA
- a CDS encoding aspartate kinase, with the protein MLIVQKFGGTSVGTLERIEAVANRVIETKNSGADVVVVVSAMSGVTNQLVEYSEYFSKHPDGVATDMLLSSGEQVTTALLTIALNAKGYACVGLTGAMAGIITDEIHTKARIEKIDTTRLKAELKAGRIVVVAGFQGIDDKGDITTLGRGGSDLSAVALAGALEADLCEIFTDVDGVYTTDPRIEKKAKKLEKISYDEMLELASAGAKVLQNRSVELAKKLNVKLITRSSFNHNEGTLIAKEDNMEAVLVSGIALDKNQARVTLRGVVDKPGIAAEIFTALAHQNINVDMIIQNVGHDGTTNLGFTVPQNELDLAKETMQKLSAAKHVEYDDAIVKVSVIGVGMKSHSGVACLAFETLAKEGINIQMISTSEIKISMIVDQKYGELAVRVLHDAYKLDK; encoded by the coding sequence ATGTTAATCGTTCAAAAATTTGGCGGAACTAGCGTAGGCACGCTTGAGCGCATCGAAGCTGTGGCAAATAGGGTCATAGAGACTAAAAACAGCGGCGCTGACGTGGTTGTGGTAGTTTCTGCGATGAGTGGAGTTACAAATCAATTGGTTGAATATAGTGAGTATTTCTCAAAGCACCCAGATGGCGTTGCTACTGATATGCTTTTAAGCTCTGGAGAGCAAGTAACCACCGCACTTTTGACGATTGCACTTAATGCAAAAGGCTATGCGTGCGTAGGGCTAACTGGGGCAATGGCTGGGATAATAACAGATGAAATTCACACAAAAGCTAGGATAGAAAAGATAGACACCACTAGGCTAAAAGCTGAGCTAAAAGCCGGCAGGATTGTCGTAGTAGCAGGCTTTCAAGGCATAGACGACAAAGGCGATATCACCACTCTTGGCAGGGGCGGAAGCGACCTTAGTGCAGTTGCATTAGCAGGGGCGCTTGAAGCTGATCTGTGTGAAATTTTTACCGACGTTGATGGCGTTTATACGACTGATCCAAGGATAGAAAAAAAGGCAAAAAAGCTAGAAAAGATAAGCTATGACGAGATGCTTGAGCTCGCCTCTGCTGGGGCGAAAGTGCTTCAAAATCGCTCAGTCGAGCTAGCAAAAAAACTAAATGTCAAACTAATCACAAGAAGCAGTTTTAACCACAACGAAGGTACATTAATAGCAAAGGAAGATAATATGGAAGCGGTTTTAGTAAGCGGTATAGCACTAGATAAAAATCAAGCAAGAGTAACTTTAAGAGGCGTAGTCGATAAGCCTGGCATCGCAGCTGAAATTTTCACAGCTCTAGCTCATCAAAATATAAATGTAGATATGATAATTCAAAACGTAGGACACGACGGCACGACAAATTTAGGCTTTACAGTGCCACAAAACGAGCTTGACCTAGCAAAAGAGACTATGCAAAAGCTCTCAGCTGCAAAACATGTCGAGTATGACGATGCGATCGTGAAAGTCTCAGTCATCGGCGTGGGTATGAAGAGCCACAGCGGCGTAGCATGTCTAGCATTTGAGACGCTTGCAAAAGAGGGGATAAATATCCAAATGATCTCAACAAGCGAGATAAAAATTTCAATGATCGTCGATCAAAAATATGGCGAGCTCGCAGTTCGCGTGCTTCACGATGCGTATAAGTTAGATAAATAA
- a CDS encoding RNA pyrophosphohydrolase — protein sequence MQKKYRPNVAAVILSSSYPFKCEILVAKRVDMDDIWQFPQGGIDEGESPKQALKRELKEEIGTDKFDFLEEYPDWLSYDFPANASKKFYPFDGQTQKYFLVRLKNGASINLKTEHPEFSEYKFVDINKALEGINHFKKPIYDKVLSYFKEKGYF from the coding sequence ATGCAAAAAAAATATAGACCAAATGTAGCAGCTGTCATTTTGTCTAGCTCTTACCCTTTTAAATGCGAAATTTTAGTCGCAAAAAGGGTTGATATGGACGATATCTGGCAGTTTCCTCAAGGTGGCATAGATGAAGGCGAAAGTCCAAAGCAGGCACTAAAAAGGGAGCTTAAAGAGGAGATCGGAACTGATAAATTTGACTTCTTAGAAGAGTATCCTGATTGGCTTAGCTACGACTTTCCAGCAAATGCGTCAAAGAAATTTTACCCATTTGATGGGCAGACGCAAAAGTACTTTTTGGTTAGACTAAAAAACGGTGCGAGCATAAATTTAAAGACTGAGCATCCGGAGTTTAGCGAGTATAAATTTGTAGATATCAACAAGGCTTTAGAGGGGATAAATCACTTCAAAAAGCCTATTTATGACAAAGTTTTGAGTTATTTTAAAGAGAAAGGATATTTTTGA
- a CDS encoding PepSY-associated TM helix domain-containing protein → MIKILKKFHLILAFIFALPLLVLSISGAIISYHDEIIDIFSKDEVVAGKKPLEIDEILKIFSKSEPNFNLSYLKIRAEANKAYVISGTNENGEFESFFVDPYTGEISGKNSAEKFIGLVLNLHKNLALSLFKNENLTKFASELIALSTLALLFVLISGAVIYFWRFRSRVWEAFKLNLKAKKFAFLYSLHGFFGIYLGAVLSVICISGLYFSYESFAKVINQIYGEEKVFKKPNFTNKNGFSLSDEQKVANLKKAYEIFISKFGDEFDALNFIANSGGVKFMLFYLPKGASERDGVRLLVDTKSEQISKNAMPKSFEIYKFMLDLHAGYIFGELGKFIFCLASCGVVLLFFSGGAIYYKRRKN, encoded by the coding sequence ATGATAAAAATTTTGAAAAAATTTCATCTTATCTTGGCTTTTATCTTTGCCTTGCCGCTTCTTGTGCTTAGCATTAGTGGAGCGATCATCTCGTATCACGATGAGATAATCGATATCTTTAGCAAAGATGAGGTTGTGGCTGGTAAAAAGCCTTTAGAGATAGATGAAATTTTAAAAATTTTCAGCAAAAGCGAGCCAAATTTTAATCTTAGCTACCTAAAGATAAGAGCAGAGGCAAACAAGGCTTACGTCATAAGTGGAACTAATGAAAATGGCGAATTTGAGTCATTTTTTGTCGATCCTTATACTGGAGAAATTTCTGGCAAAAACAGCGCGGAGAAATTTATAGGGCTGGTTTTAAATTTGCATAAAAACTTAGCCCTTTCGCTTTTTAAAAATGAAAATTTGACCAAATTTGCAAGCGAGCTAATAGCACTCTCTACGCTTGCATTGCTTTTTGTCTTGATAAGTGGGGCGGTGATATATTTTTGGAGATTTAGAAGCAGGGTGTGGGAGGCTTTTAAGCTAAATTTAAAAGCAAAGAAATTTGCGTTTTTATACTCACTTCACGGCTTTTTTGGTATCTATCTTGGCGCTGTTTTAAGCGTGATTTGCATTAGTGGGCTTTACTTTTCTTACGAGAGCTTTGCTAAGGTTATAAATCAAATTTATGGCGAGGAGAAGGTCTTTAAAAAGCCAAATTTTACAAACAAAAATGGCTTTAGCTTAAGCGATGAGCAAAAGGTGGCAAACCTTAAAAAAGCTTATGAAATTTTCATTTCTAAATTTGGAGACGAGTTTGATGCTTTAAATTTTATAGCAAATAGCGGCGGCGTCAAATTTATGCTCTTTTACCTGCCAAAGGGAGCTAGCGAGAGAGATGGTGTTAGGCTTTTAGTAGATACTAAAAGCGAGCAAATTTCAAAAAATGCCATGCCAAAGTCATTTGAAATTTATAAATTTATGCTTGATTTGCACGCTGGATATATCTTTGGTGAGCTTGGTAAATTTATATTTTGTCTAGCATCATGCGGTGTGGTTTTACTGTTTTTTAGTGGAGGTGCGATTTATTACAAACGGCGCAAAAACTAA
- a CDS encoding TonB-dependent receptor domain-containing protein codes for MRSLLKISVCAAVFINLPLFANEDKVLPEVKVVSATGFEQNIKDAPATLSVITQDALEKRNHKDVESMVKDVPSLFGTTPEAANRRGISIRGFSPRFTKILVNGMPVPGDNAYKGLRSVGGSYSFIPPASAISRIEVIRGPMSSLYGSDALGGVINIITDEFSNDFHANLGSSYKFARNKNISGEFYNSLYLHSGLIDDVLSISVYGKNLNKSEDKISYANREQKDRNFGTKLFFRPNENNDITLELARSDVKYKRTKGKTLSTGTNSVASERIKGNVINLSHEARLDNILLQSYLSYGKIKEIAQQNLTLKTLNFDTKGSYFTDNNAFTLGLNAKKEKLDEKATTADAANVKRYDISLYGEDDYHLTKDFILSTGIRYNYDENYGSHVSPRIYGIYNLNDFFAIKGGVSTGYATPDIKQRTQDLALPFAGGRGAQLGRSSLKPETSVSYEFGGVYNDNEGFETSLTGFYTSFKDMLSYSPICSRGSVCRHKGKIYPNGIWESVNIGKAEIYGVELTNEWQVTNALRLNQSYVYTRSKQKDGAEIGKSLNNYPLHTFKFGANYELNRWLNFWSQINYYGRTKNSFSYADDMKPYVIADLGINYNVTKNFSLNLSVYNLFNEYFTTRSGRYDILIADGQKIELGFNLKF; via the coding sequence GTGAGAAGTCTATTAAAAATTTCTGTTTGTGCGGCAGTTTTTATAAATTTACCGCTTTTTGCAAATGAAGATAAGGTTCTGCCAGAGGTCAAAGTAGTGAGCGCAACTGGCTTTGAGCAAAACATAAAAGACGCCCCTGCAACGCTTAGCGTCATCACTCAAGATGCGCTAGAAAAGAGAAATCACAAGGACGTTGAGAGCATGGTAAAAGATGTGCCAAGCCTTTTTGGAACGACTCCCGAAGCGGCAAATAGACGAGGAATTTCTATACGCGGATTCTCTCCAAGATTTACTAAAATTTTAGTAAATGGCATGCCAGTGCCAGGAGATAACGCTTACAAGGGGCTAAGAAGTGTTGGAGGCTCATATAGTTTTATCCCGCCAGCAAGTGCGATAAGCCGTATCGAAGTGATACGAGGTCCTATGAGCTCGCTTTATGGCAGTGACGCACTGGGCGGCGTGATAAATATTATAACAGACGAGTTTAGCAACGACTTTCATGCAAATCTTGGCTCAAGCTATAAATTTGCAAGAAATAAAAACATAAGCGGCGAGTTTTATAACAGCCTCTATCTGCACTCTGGGCTAATAGACGATGTTTTAAGCATCTCAGTTTATGGTAAAAATTTAAACAAGTCAGAGGATAAAATCTCATACGCAAACAGAGAGCAAAAGGATAGAAATTTTGGCACGAAGCTCTTTTTTAGACCAAATGAAAATAACGACATCACGCTTGAGCTTGCAAGAAGTGATGTGAAATATAAAAGAACTAAAGGCAAAACACTATCAACTGGTACTAACTCGGTTGCTAGCGAGAGAATAAAGGGCAATGTGATAAATTTAAGCCACGAAGCAAGGCTTGATAATATCTTGCTTCAAAGCTACCTCTCTTACGGCAAGATAAAAGAGATCGCGCAACAAAATTTAACGCTAAAAACACTAAATTTTGATACAAAAGGTTCATATTTTACTGATAACAACGCCTTTACTTTAGGACTAAACGCCAAAAAAGAAAAGCTTGACGAAAAGGCTACCACAGCAGACGCTGCAAATGTAAAAAGATATGACATTTCGCTTTACGGCGAGGATGATTATCACCTTACAAAAGACTTTATCTTAAGCACTGGCATTCGCTATAACTACGACGAGAACTACGGTTCGCACGTTTCACCAAGAATTTATGGTATCTATAACTTAAATGACTTTTTTGCCATAAAAGGCGGAGTTAGCACAGGATATGCGACGCCTGATATCAAGCAACGCACGCAAGATCTTGCATTGCCATTTGCTGGAGGACGTGGAGCACAGCTTGGTAGAAGCAGCCTTAAACCAGAGACAAGCGTGAGCTATGAATTTGGCGGCGTTTATAATGACAATGAAGGCTTTGAAACGTCTTTAACTGGCTTTTACACAAGTTTTAAAGATATGTTAAGCTATAGCCCTATCTGCTCAAGAGGCAGTGTTTGCAGACATAAAGGCAAAATTTATCCAAATGGTATTTGGGAGAGTGTAAATATCGGCAAAGCTGAAATTTACGGAGTCGAGCTAACAAATGAGTGGCAAGTAACAAACGCTCTTAGGCTAAATCAAAGCTATGTCTATACAAGATCAAAGCAAAAAGATGGAGCGGAGATAGGCAAAAGTTTAAACAACTATCCGCTTCATACATTTAAATTTGGAGCGAACTACGAGCTAAACAGATGGCTAAATTTCTGGTCTCAGATAAATTATTATGGTAGGACTAAAAACTCATTTAGCTATGCTGATGATATGAAGCCTTATGTGATCGCTGATCTTGGTATAAACTACAACGTAACTAAAAATTTCAGTCTAAATCTAAGCGTTTATAACCTCTTTAATGAGTACTTTACGACAAGATCTGGCAGATACGACATCTTGATAGCTGACGGACAAAAGATCGAGCTTGGCTTTAATCTAAAGTTTTAA
- a CDS encoding helix-turn-helix domain-containing protein has product MTFGFSKKNFKLFFKDTIYQLLAKERLKLAFALLKQNDISIKEASSIVGYTNAAHFAKIFKGTFGFLPSELIRQKSYF; this is encoded by the coding sequence ATGACTTTTGGCTTTAGTAAGAAAAATTTCAAACTCTTTTTCAAAGATACGATCTATCAGCTTTTAGCAAAAGAGCGGCTAAAGCTTGCATTTGCCCTTTTAAAGCAAAATGATATCAGCATAAAAGAGGCTTCCAGCATCGTTGGCTACACAAATGCAGCGCATTTTGCAAAAATTTTTAAAGGCACTTTTGGTTTTTTACCAAGCGAGCTAATAAGGCAAAAAAGCTACTTTTAA
- the hemW gene encoding radical SAM family heme chaperone HemW, which translates to MQVYIHVPFCESKCPYCAFGSSDDEFSKVSAYFKALFFDLDFQLKSQNVKEISTIFFGGGTPSAVNTKFYDEIFSILAPLCTPKTEITLEANPNSANLAWLKHVKNLGANRISFGAQSFFEDKLKFLGRIHSREQIFKAVENAHAAGFSNINLDLIYDTKFDTKKRLLAEIENLKSLAITHLSAYSLTLEENTPFAGKKSYKKDSDTLAKFMIEQTQRAGFKQYEISNFGEICKHNLGYWQGKNYLGVGAFSVGFVDGTRYYAKSSIDAYITQPTHREREILSQSELVREHIFLGLRSIVGVEAWRLSEAQTKRANLLVENEKLLFKEDKFYNPNFLLSDEIALFIEG; encoded by the coding sequence TTGCAAGTTTATATCCACGTGCCATTTTGCGAGAGCAAGTGTCCTTACTGCGCCTTTGGCTCAAGCGATGATGAATTTAGCAAGGTTAGCGCCTATTTTAAAGCACTTTTCTTTGATCTAGATTTCCAGCTAAAAAGCCAAAATGTAAAAGAAATTTCTACTATCTTTTTTGGTGGCGGCACACCAAGTGCGGTAAATACCAAATTTTATGATGAAATTTTTAGCATTTTAGCTCCACTTTGCACGCCTAAAACCGAGATCACGCTTGAAGCAAACCCAAATTCTGCAAATTTAGCCTGGCTAAAACATGTAAAAAATTTAGGTGCAAACCGCATAAGCTTTGGCGCGCAAAGCTTTTTTGAAGATAAGCTTAAATTTCTAGGGCGCATCCACAGCAGGGAGCAAATTTTTAAAGCGGTTGAAAATGCCCACGCAGCTGGTTTTAGCAATATAAATTTAGACCTCATCTATGACACTAAATTTGATACCAAAAAGCGCCTTTTGGCGGAGATTGAAAATTTAAAAAGCCTTGCTATCACGCATCTAAGCGCCTACTCGCTCACGCTTGAAGAAAACACCCCTTTTGCTGGCAAAAAAAGCTATAAAAAGGATAGCGACACTTTGGCTAAATTTATGATAGAGCAGACCCAGCGAGCTGGCTTTAAGCAATATGAAATTTCAAATTTTGGAGAAATTTGCAAGCACAATCTTGGCTACTGGCAGGGCAAAAACTACCTTGGTGTGGGCGCTTTTAGCGTGGGCTTTGTGGATGGCACCAGATACTACGCCAAAAGTAGCATAGACGCCTACATCACGCAGCCAACGCATAGAGAAAGAGAAATTTTAAGCCAAAGCGAGCTAGTAAGAGAGCATATATTTTTAGGGCTTAGAAGCATCGTGGGCGTGGAGGCTTGGCGTTTAAGCGAGGCTCAGACAAAAAGAGCAAATTTACTTGTAGAAAATGAAAAACTGCTCTTTAAAGAGGACAAATTTTATAACCCAA